A single region of the Oncorhynchus keta strain PuntledgeMale-10-30-2019 chromosome 37, Oket_V2, whole genome shotgun sequence genome encodes:
- the LOC118370091 gene encoding cilia- and flagella-associated protein 251-like yields the protein MLTSYYPRRLSSLSYSPPAKEEVCWTEKEALVNKEEEEEAVTIQKQVEGEAVTMKEEEKDVSVKEDAKDAFRVKEEEEDVTVKGEEDAVFGVEDIEGAITVSLEDEEEKTGDLINNRRETGLSWILWGSSTTS from the exons ATGCTAACAAGCTATTACCCCCGACGATTGAGTTCACTAAGCTACTCTCCTCCTGCTAAAGAagaggtctgctggacggagaaagaagctctggtgaataaggaggaggaagaggaggctgttacaatacaaaaacaagtagagggtgaggctgttaccatgaaagaagaagagaaagacgtttcagtgaaagaagaTGCGAAAGACGccttcagagtgaaagaggaggaggaagatgttactgtgaaaggagaggaagatgCCGTTTTTGGAGTGGAGGATATAGAGGGGGCGATTACTGTCTCATTAGAGGACGAAGAAGAGAAGACTGGAGATCTGATTAACAACCG gagagagacaggactatcgtggatcctctggggatcctcaacaacatcatga